A single window of Crassostrea angulata isolate pt1a10 chromosome 8, ASM2561291v2, whole genome shotgun sequence DNA harbors:
- the LOC128160913 gene encoding ankyrin repeat domain-containing protein 34A-like — protein sequence MSSCNLMRAVSDGKFRLGRILAEGGANVNERNEEQMTVLMAACGIETDKCHRHQKLKLIQTLLENGANPQDLDRSGKSCLEYTRSQSTDVRNMVIRYLKK from the coding sequence ATGTCTTCTTGCAACCTCATGAGAGCAGTTTCCGATGGGAAATTTCGACTTGGTCGAATCCTCGCTGAAGGAGGCGCCAATGTTAATGAACGAAACGAGGAACAAATGACAGTTCTTATGGCTGCATGTGGAATTGAGACGGACAAATGCCACAGACACCAAAAACTCAAACTCATCCAGACTTTGCTTGAAAATGGGGCCAATCCACAGGACCTGGACAGAAGCGGTAAATCGTGTCTCGAGTACACACGGTCTCAGAGCACTGATGTCAGGAACATGGTGATCCGATACTTGAAAAAATGA
- the LOC128161749 gene encoding ankyrin repeat domain-containing protein 34B-like: MSSCNLMKAVSDGKFRLGRILAEGGANVHERNQEQMTVLMAACGIETNECHRHQKLKLIQTLLENGANPQDLDRSGKSCLEYTRSQSIDVRNTVIQYLAKTDQNSSTG; the protein is encoded by the coding sequence ATGTCTTCTTGCAACCTCATGAAAGCAGTTTCTGATGGGAAATTTCGACTTGGTCGAATCCTCGCTGAAGGAGGCGCCAATGTTCATGAACGAAACCAAGAACAGATGACAGTTTTAATGGCCGCTTGTGGAATTGAGACAAACGAATGCCACAGGCACCAAAAACTCAAACTCATCCAGACTTTGCTTGAAAATGGGGCCAATCCACAGGACCTGGACAGAAGCGGTAAATCGTGTCTCGAGTACACACGGTCTCAGAGCATTGATGTCAGGAACACGGTGATTCAATACTTAGCCAAAACTGACCAAAATTCATCTACTGGTTAG